One region of Labrus bergylta chromosome 23, fLabBer1.1, whole genome shotgun sequence genomic DNA includes:
- the LOC109977736 gene encoding NXPE family member 3-like isoform X3, giving the protein MPDNFCTIKPLSSADAKEERLLLDSIAWPETPPLPAPFSLNQTSNAAHSTFTILPRRGGGDWHVGDQLEVIIQMYNFQGNPKKSGGDAIVARLHNRALEAGVAGRVVDLLNGSYSAVFSLLWEGSAQVEVTLVHSSEAVTVLRRLNRDHPDRVRFQSVFRSGSISESTICNVCLRQTSQPQCNYTDLHTGDPWFCYKPKNLSCDARFNHMKTGYNNVLKTEELKLFQRNVNLKVFIPASGPASVTVLPRRKGQPAVNQDSGKSGLSGYYYQGVWRSLGGFNVNQFNNDSAISQCLKGKVVHMYGDSTIRQWFEYLDASLPEAKAVNLNSPKPAGPYMIWENANKIMVTYRIHGLPLRISIIPTSKDFYVSKKLDTLVGGTNTVVVLGIWAHFSTFPIELYIRRLQSIRRAVVRLLNRAPGTLVVIRTGTLQAMHVGNVISNGDWFSFQVDKVLRAMFKGLNVQLVDAWDMVLAHHLPHNIHPKRPIIKNMVDVLLSYICPQKKR; this is encoded by the exons ATGCCTGACAACTTCTGCACCATCAAGCCACTGTCTTCTGCAGATGCTAAGGAGGAACGTCTCCTATTGGACTCCATTGCTTGGCCTGAGACTCCTCCTCTGCCAGCTCCTTTTTCATTGAATCAGACAAGTAATGCCGCCCACAGCACCTTTACCATTCTCCCAAGGAGGGGTGGAGGAGATTGGCATGTAGGAGACCAGCTGGAAGTTattatacaaatgtacaacttcCAAGGTAACCCCAAGAAGTCTGGAGGAGATGCAATTGTTGCCCGGTTGCACAACAGGGCACTTGAAGCAGGTGTGGCTGGACGAGTGGTGGATCTCCTTAATGGCTCCTACTCTGCTGTATTCTCTTTACTCTGGGAAGGAAGCGCACAGGTTGAG GTGACCCTTGTCCACTCAAGTGAGGCTGTCACAGTTCTACGTAGGCTAAACAGAGATCATCCTGATAGGGTTCGCTTCCAAAGCGTCTTCCGCTCAGGCTCAATCTCTGAATCTACCATCTGTAATGTTTGCCTACGCCAAACCAGCCAGCCACAGTGCAACTACACTGACCTCCATACAGGTGACCCGTGGTTCTGCTACAAGCCAAAGAATCTGAGCTGTGATGCCAGGTTTAACCACATGAAAACAGGATATAATAATGTACTCAAGACCGAAGAGTTGAAGCTCTTTCAAAG GAATGTCAACCTGAAAGTCTTCATTCCGGCTTCAGGACCTGCCAGTGTCACTGTGTTGCCACGAAGGAAAG GGCAACCTGCAGTCAATCAAGACAGTGGGAAGTCTGGACTCTCTGGGTATTACTACCAGGGTGTGTGGCGATCACTAGGTGGCTTTAACGTTAACCAATTCAACAACGACTCTGCAATCAGCCAGTGTTTGAAAGGCAAGGTGGTCCACATGTATGGAGACTCAACCATCAGGCAGTGGTTTGAGTACCTCGACGCTTCGCTTCCAG AGGCTAAGGCAGTAAACCTGAACAGTCCGAAGCCAGCAGGACCTTACATGATATgggaaaatgcaaacaaaatcaTGGTAACGTACCGCATCCATGGTCTTCCTCTTCGGATTTCAATAATACCAACCAGTAAGGACTTTTACGTTTCCAAAAAACTTGATACGCTGGTTGGTGGTACCAACACAGTTGTAGTTTTAGGAATCTGGGCCCATTTCAGCACTTTTCCAATTGAACTTTACATCAGACGGCTTCAGAGCATCCGCAGGGCAGTGGTCCGTCTGTTGAATAGGGCTCCTGGCACACTGGTGGTCATCAGAACTGGGACCCTCCAAGCTATGCACGTTGGTAATGTGATAAGCAACGGTGACTGGTTCTCGTTTCAGGTGGACAAGGTGCTCAGAGCCATGTTCAAAGGACTTAATGTCCAACTGGTGGATGCATGGGATATGGTTCTTGCTCACCACTTGCCACACAACATTCATCCAAAACGTCCCATCATTAAGAATATGGTTGATGTTCTATTGTCCTACATATGCCCACAAAAGAAGAGATAG
- the LOC109977736 gene encoding NXPE family member 3-like isoform X1 encodes MWLKGFTSNHVNMKLLKTCVILLLVYVLFFTLRNMALLQINFEENSIIFLKKVTSAPSTGPVLAPYMPDNFCTIKPLSSADAKEERLLLDSIAWPETPPLPAPFSLNQTSNAAHSTFTILPRRGGGDWHVGDQLEVIIQMYNFQGNPKKSGGDAIVARLHNRALEAGVAGRVVDLLNGSYSAVFSLLWEGSAQVEVTLVHSSEAVTVLRRLNRDHPDRVRFQSVFRSGSISESTICNVCLRQTSQPQCNYTDLHTGDPWFCYKPKNLSCDARFNHMKTGYNNVLKTEELKLFQRNVNLKVFIPASGPASVTVLPRRKGQPAVNQDSGKSGLSGYYYQGVWRSLGGFNVNQFNNDSAISQCLKGKVVHMYGDSTIRQWFEYLDASLPEAKAVNLNSPKPAGPYMIWENANKIMVTYRIHGLPLRISIIPTSKDFYVSKKLDTLVGGTNTVVVLGIWAHFSTFPIELYIRRLQSIRRAVVRLLNRAPGTLVVIRTGTLQAMHVGNVISNGDWFSFQVDKVLRAMFKGLNVQLVDAWDMVLAHHLPHNIHPKRPIIKNMVDVLLSYICPQKKR; translated from the exons ATTAATTTTGAAGAAAACTCTATCATCTTCCTCAAGAAAGTGACCTCCGCTCCTTCCACCGGTCCTGTGTTGGCTCCTTACATGCCTGACAACTTCTGCACCATCAAGCCACTGTCTTCTGCAGATGCTAAGGAGGAACGTCTCCTATTGGACTCCATTGCTTGGCCTGAGACTCCTCCTCTGCCAGCTCCTTTTTCATTGAATCAGACAAGTAATGCCGCCCACAGCACCTTTACCATTCTCCCAAGGAGGGGTGGAGGAGATTGGCATGTAGGAGACCAGCTGGAAGTTattatacaaatgtacaacttcCAAGGTAACCCCAAGAAGTCTGGAGGAGATGCAATTGTTGCCCGGTTGCACAACAGGGCACTTGAAGCAGGTGTGGCTGGACGAGTGGTGGATCTCCTTAATGGCTCCTACTCTGCTGTATTCTCTTTACTCTGGGAAGGAAGCGCACAGGTTGAG GTGACCCTTGTCCACTCAAGTGAGGCTGTCACAGTTCTACGTAGGCTAAACAGAGATCATCCTGATAGGGTTCGCTTCCAAAGCGTCTTCCGCTCAGGCTCAATCTCTGAATCTACCATCTGTAATGTTTGCCTACGCCAAACCAGCCAGCCACAGTGCAACTACACTGACCTCCATACAGGTGACCCGTGGTTCTGCTACAAGCCAAAGAATCTGAGCTGTGATGCCAGGTTTAACCACATGAAAACAGGATATAATAATGTACTCAAGACCGAAGAGTTGAAGCTCTTTCAAAG GAATGTCAACCTGAAAGTCTTCATTCCGGCTTCAGGACCTGCCAGTGTCACTGTGTTGCCACGAAGGAAAG GGCAACCTGCAGTCAATCAAGACAGTGGGAAGTCTGGACTCTCTGGGTATTACTACCAGGGTGTGTGGCGATCACTAGGTGGCTTTAACGTTAACCAATTCAACAACGACTCTGCAATCAGCCAGTGTTTGAAAGGCAAGGTGGTCCACATGTATGGAGACTCAACCATCAGGCAGTGGTTTGAGTACCTCGACGCTTCGCTTCCAG AGGCTAAGGCAGTAAACCTGAACAGTCCGAAGCCAGCAGGACCTTACATGATATgggaaaatgcaaacaaaatcaTGGTAACGTACCGCATCCATGGTCTTCCTCTTCGGATTTCAATAATACCAACCAGTAAGGACTTTTACGTTTCCAAAAAACTTGATACGCTGGTTGGTGGTACCAACACAGTTGTAGTTTTAGGAATCTGGGCCCATTTCAGCACTTTTCCAATTGAACTTTACATCAGACGGCTTCAGAGCATCCGCAGGGCAGTGGTCCGTCTGTTGAATAGGGCTCCTGGCACACTGGTGGTCATCAGAACTGGGACCCTCCAAGCTATGCACGTTGGTAATGTGATAAGCAACGGTGACTGGTTCTCGTTTCAGGTGGACAAGGTGCTCAGAGCCATGTTCAAAGGACTTAATGTCCAACTGGTGGATGCATGGGATATGGTTCTTGCTCACCACTTGCCACACAACATTCATCCAAAACGTCCCATCATTAAGAATATGGTTGATGTTCTATTGTCCTACATATGCCCACAAAAGAAGAGATAG